From Deltaproteobacteria bacterium:
AGACGGCGTGACCGAGATCGGCGAGCAGCCGCTCCGCGATCGCCTTCGCCTGGAAGAACGGCGGCGTCTCCGCGCGGTCCCACACGCCGGCATCGCCTGCGGTGATGAGCGCGACCGCCTCGAGCGGCTCGCTCGGAAGCTCGCCGGGCGGGCCCTTGCGAAACACGCGCCAGATCTCGAACACGCGCAGCCCGCTCGCCTGGCGCGCGAGGTTCGCGCGCGCGATGCGGAGCACGGTGCCGGTGAGCTGCGTGCGGAGCGTGTCGTCGCTCGCGTGAATCGGGTTCGCGATGCGCACGCACGCACGGCGCGGATCGTTCGGCGCGAGGCGCAGGGCATCGTGCTCCGCAGCATCGACGCCGACGAACGTCATCAGCTCGGTCAGCCCCGACGCGACCAGGCTCGCGCGCGCGGCGTCGAGCGTCGCGCGGCGCGGCGGCAGCGTGGTGCCTTCGAGCGCGGCCGGCGGCAACGTCGCGGGAATCGCGTCGTAGCCGTGAATGCGCGCGATCTCCTCGATCAGGTCCTCGGGGATCGCGAGATCGCCGCGGTAGCGCGGGAGCTTGCAGCGCAGGAGCGCGCCCGCGGGCTCTGCAGCGACGTCGACGCGCGCGAGCAGCGCGATCATCTCGCTCGCCGAGAGCTGCGTGCCGAGCAAGCGATTCGCGCGCGCAGGATCGAGGCTGATCTCGCTCGCGCGCCGCACGGGTTCGCCGAGCGCCTCGACCACGCCCGGCGCGACGCTTCCGCCCGCGAGCTCCGCGAGCAGCAGGGCCGCGCGATCCGCCGCGCGCGCCTGACCGTCGGGGTCGACGCCGCGCTCGAAGCGGTAGCTCGCCTCGCTGTGCAGCCCGAGCCGGCGCGCGGTCTTGCGCACGCGCCTCGGGTCGAAGTGCGCGCTCTCGAGCAGCACGTTCGTGGTGCCCTCGTGAACCTCGCTCTCGGCGCCGCCCATCACGCCGGCGAGCGCGATCGCGCCCGAGTCGTCAGCGATCGCGAGATCGCCCGCTTCGAGCGTGCGGTCCTGGCCGTCGAGCGTGCGCAGCTTCTCGCCCGCCTTGGCCGCGCGCACGCGCACCGTGCCGCGCACGCGATCGAGATCGAACGCGTGCAGCGGCTGGCCGAGCTCGAGCATCACGAGGTTCGTCACGTCGACGACGTTGTTGACGCTGCGCACCCCTGCGGCTTCGAGCTTGTCGACGACCCACTTGGGCGACGGCGCCACGCGCACGCCGCGCACGACGCGGGCCGCGTAACGCGAGCAGCCCGCGCGATCTTCGATCGCGACGCGCACGTGCTTCGCCGCGGCGTCGCCCGACTCGCGTGGCGCGAGCTGCGGGAAGCGGAGCTCGCCGCCGAACAGCGCGCGCACCTCGCGCGCGATGCCGAGCATCGAGGCCCAGTCGCCGCGGTTCGGCGTGAGCTCGAAGTCGAGCACCGTGTCGCCCGTCCGTAACACCTCGGGCAGTGGCCTCCCGACGGGTGCGCTGGCGTCGAGCACGAGAATCCCGTCGTGGCTCTCCCCGAGGCCCAGCTCGCGCGCAGAGCAGATCATCCCGTTCGAGACGACGCCGCGGATCTTCGACTTCTTGATGCGCAGGCCGCCGGGGAGATCCACGCCCACGAGCGCGACCGCCACTCGCTGCCCCGCCGCGACGTTCGGCGCGCCGCACACGATCTCGAGCGGCTCGCCCTCGCCGACGTCGACGCGACAGAGCGAGAGCTTGTCCGCATCGGGGTGCTTCTCGCGCGCCACGACGTGGCCGACGCGCACGCCCGAGAGATCGGGCCCCGTGCGCTCCACGCCCTCGATCTCGATGCCCGCGGTCGTGAGGCGCTCGCACAGCGCCTCCACTGGAGGAAGTCCGATCCACTCCTCGAGCCAGCTCACTGCGACGCGCATCAGAACTGCTCCAGCACGCGCACGTCGCCATCGAACATGAGCTGGATGTTCGGAATGCCGAAGCGATCCATCGCCACGCGATCGAAGCCCATGCCGAACGCGAAGCCCTGATGCTGGTCGGGATCGATGCCGCAGTTGCGCAGCACGGTCGGATGGATCATTCCGCAGCCGCCCCACTCGAGCCAACGATCGCCCCAGCGAAAGTCCATCTCGGCGCTCGGCTCGGTGAAGGGAAAGAAGTGCGCACGGAAGCGCAGCTCGGTGTTCGCCCCGAACACGTGGCGGGCGAAGGCGTAGAGCGTGCCCTTGAGGTCGCCGAACGTGACGTTCGGGCCGACACAGATGCCCTCGATCTGATGGAACATCGGGTAGTGCGTGGCGTCGAGGTCGTGGCGATAGACGCGGCCCGTCGTGATCAGGCGGAAGGGCGGCTTGCGCCCCGTCATGCCGCGGATCTGGACGTTCGAGGTCTGCGTCCGTAACAAGTGGCCGCCGTCGACGAAGAACGTGTCTTGCGTGTCGCGCGCGGGGTGGTCCTCGGGGAAGTTGAGCGCGCCGAAGTTGTTCCAGTCGGTCTCGACCTCGGGGCCGTCTTCGAGCGAGTAGCCGAGGCCCGCGAAGAAGCGCTGCATCTCCAGCTCGATGCGGCTCACGGGGTGCATGTGCCCGCGCGGCGCGCCGGCGCTCGGCAGCGTCACGTCGAGGCGATGCTGCGCGAGCGCCGCGGCCTGCTGCGCGCCGCGCAGCTGCGCCTCGCGCGCGTCGGCCCACGCCTCGATGCGCGCCTTCGCCGCGTTCGCCGCGGCGCCGAGCGCCGCGCGCTCCTCGGGCGCGAGCGAGCCGAGCGTGCGCAGGACGCCCGACACGCTGCCCTTCTTGCCGAGGAAGCGCGCGCGCAGCTCGA
This genomic window contains:
- a CDS encoding phenylalanine--tRNA ligase subunit beta — protein: MRVAVSWLEEWIGLPPVEALCERLTTAGIEIEGVERTGPDLSGVRVGHVVAREKHPDADKLSLCRVDVGEGEPLEIVCGAPNVAAGQRVAVALVGVDLPGGLRIKKSKIRGVVSNGMICSARELGLGESHDGILVLDASAPVGRPLPEVLRTGDTVLDFELTPNRGDWASMLGIAREVRALFGGELRFPQLAPRESGDAAAKHVRVAIEDRAGCSRYAARVVRGVRVAPSPKWVVDKLEAAGVRSVNNVVDVTNLVMLELGQPLHAFDLDRVRGTVRVRAAKAGEKLRTLDGQDRTLEAGDLAIADDSGAIALAGVMGGAESEVHEGTTNVLLESAHFDPRRVRKTARRLGLHSEASYRFERGVDPDGQARAADRAALLLAELAGGSVAPGVVEALGEPVRRASEISLDPARANRLLGTQLSASEMIALLARVDVAAEPAGALLRCKLPRYRGDLAIPEDLIEEIARIHGYDAIPATLPPAALEGTTLPPRRATLDAARASLVASGLTELMTFVGVDAAEHDALRLAPNDPRRACVRIANPIHASDDTLRTQLTGTVLRIARANLARQASGLRVFEIWRVFRKGPPGELPSEPLEAVALITAGDAGVWDRAETPPFFQAKAIAERLLADLGHAVSFSAGECEPFLHPGAAGSFSVAGKSVVRVGELHPEVAAAFEIATPCALVVADVEALDGAKAEPPKYREVSKHPRVVRDIALLLGRDTAAGSVIATIRRLAGASLTSVTVFDRYEGKGVPEGKLSLAFRLVFQRTDRTLTEQEIAKTMERVVNALKQELGAELR
- the pheS gene encoding phenylalanine--tRNA ligase subunit alpha; translation: MPSAASELAEILREAEPVLADARTPQELVELRARFLGKKGSVSGVLRTLGSLAPEERAALGAAANAAKARIEAWADAREAQLRGAQQAAALAQHRLDVTLPSAGAPRGHMHPVSRIELEMQRFFAGLGYSLEDGPEVETDWNNFGALNFPEDHPARDTQDTFFVDGGHLLRTQTSNVQIRGMTGRKPPFRLITTGRVYRHDLDATHYPMFHQIEGICVGPNVTFGDLKGTLYAFARHVFGANTELRFRAHFFPFTEPSAEMDFRWGDRWLEWGGCGMIHPTVLRNCGIDPDQHQGFAFGMGFDRVAMDRFGIPNIQLMFDGDVRVLEQF